The Vulgatibacter sp. region GGCAACGGTGCGCTCGTGCCCCTGACCAGTGCCAGCCCCGGCACGGCGACGGACTTCTACGTCGACACCTCGAACGACGACTTCCCCAACACCCTCGGGCCCAACGGCGTCATCGCGCCGTGGTGGGAAGATCTCGCCCGCAGCGCGACGCTTTCGCCCCACGCCGGCGGTCTGTCGTACGTCGTCGAGGGCACGGCTCCGAATCGCATCTTCAAGGTGCAGTGGAAGAACCTCACCCTCTACATCTGCTCGTCCTCCACCAGCTACAACCACTGCCGGGACACGAGGAGCCACTCCTTCCAGGCGTGGATCTTCGAGTCGGACGGCGTGCGGGACAGCACCATCCTCTTCTCCTACGACACGCCGATCGGCCCGGATGGTACGCCCTGGGGTGGCCACCCGACTGCCTACAAGAGCAGCAGCGCCACCCTCGGGCCGAGCGCCAGCGTCGGCATGGAGAACGTCGGCGAGAGCGAGGGCGTGACCGCGCTCTCCTGCACCCCGAGCTGCCACGTGGATTCCCACTTCCCCGCGCAGCAGGCGATCACGATCCAGAAGAAGGCCGACCTGATCGTCGCCGGCACCACCGGTGATTCGGTGGGCTGGGCCGGGGTTCGGATGCAGATGGCGGCCGACGTGCGGAACGCCGGTGCGCAGGCAGCCGGTGACTTCACCGTCCGCTTCTACGGCAGCACCGACTCCGTCCTCGACGCAGCCGACGCCGATCTGGGCACCTCCAGCGTGACCCAGAGCGCCGCCGTCGGTGCGACCGTCCGCTTCACCCACGAGGCCATCCTCCCCGCAGGGATTCGCGCGGGCAGCTACTACATCATCGCGCGGGCCGATCCGGATCGTGCGGTGGACGAGGACGTCACCGCCAACAACCTGGGCGTCTACGGCCCCTTCCCGATCGGCGAGCCGACCCCCGATGTCGTCGTCGAGTCGGTGACGCCTCCTGCTGCCGTGGACATCGGCAGCACCTTCAACCTCGCATGGACCGCCCGCAACCTCGGCAACGCGCCGGCGATGGAGGTCCCCTATGCCGTCGTGCTCTCGGACAACGAGCTGATCAGCGCCACCGATCGCCGGATCGGCGCCGGGACCTTCTCGGTCGATCTGCTCACCGACGCCCCGGTGAACGTCCAGGTGGAGCTGCCCTCGGACATCCAGCCGGGCAGCTACTACGTGGGCATCGTCATCGATCCGGACGACGTGCTCCACGAGATCGACGATCTCAACAACACCGGCGCCTCCGCCACCACCTTCGATGCCTTCGGTGGTCCGCTCCAGGTGCTCACCACCTCGCTCCCTGCGGCGCAGATCGGTGCTTCGTACTGCGTGGCGCTCAACGCTTCCGGCGGCAACGGCGACTACACGTGGACCGTGGCCAACGGCTCGGCCCTCCCGCCCGGCCTCGGGCTGCTCCGCGAGTCCTCGCGCAACACGCTCCTCTGCGGTACGCCTTCGGCGATTGGCTCCTACACCTTCGCGGTGCAGGTCGCCTCCGCCGGTGCGACCGCAAACGGCGCGCTCACGCTCGAGGTCACCCGCTCGACGATGCCGCTCACCGTGGTCTCGTCCGAGTTGCCGATCGCGATCTTCAGCACGCCCTACGAGACCGAGCTCCTCGCGGTCGGTGGCCAGGCACCCTACAGCTGGAGCCTGGTCGCCGGTGAGCTGCCCCTCGGGCTGCGGCTCTCCAGCACCGGTACGATCGTCGGTGCGCCCCAGGTCGACGGCAACTTCGCCATCACCGTGCAGGTCGAGGACGCGCAGGAGAATGTCGCCACCGAGGAGCTGCAGCTGCAGGTGACCTCGCCGTCGCGGCTGAGCTGCGTGACCAGCGTCCTGCCCACGCTCCTGGTGGGCCAGACCCTCGACGTGGAGCTGGCAGCAGCCGGCGGGACCAAGCCCTACACCTGGACCAGCGTCGAGGCCCGCCGCCTCTCCAACGGCTCCACGGACGAGGGCCAGACCTTCGTGAACCAGCCGCCCCCGGGCCTCGTGCTCTCCGGCAGCGGCGTCGTCTCCGGTGCCCCCACCGGAGCGGGCAGCTACCTGTGGACCGTCGAGGTCTCGGACGACAACCGTGCAGTCGACCAGTGCATCGTGCGCCTCGACGTCGTCTACGAGCAGGGCCTCACCGTGGTGACCCAGCTCCTCGCCGATGCCGACGTCAACGTGCCCTACAAGGCGCGTCTGCAGGCGGCGGGCGGTGACGGTCTCCTCCGCTGGCGCGTCGCTCCCGGCAGCAAGCTCCCGAGCGGTCTCTCCATGGACGAGAGCGGCCTCATCGAGGGTCTGCTCGGTGCCGACCTGCTCGAGGGCGAGACGGCACGGACCTTCCCCTTCGTCGTGGAGGTTCGTGACAGCCAGAACCGTATCGGGATTGCCGGCCTCTCGGTTACGCTGCGAGAGGCGGTCGTCGAGAAGCCCGTGGAGAACGACGGCGAGACCGACGACGAGGGTGGTTGCCAGGCGGGTGCCGCTGCACCGGGGCTCTTCGGTGTTGCGCTCGCGCTGGGCCTCGTTGCCCGGCGCCGCCGGCGCTGAGAAGTAGGTCGAGAACGCCCGTGGGCCGGCCGCCCGGCCCACGGGTGAATCCAGGAGCGGTTTTGGCCGCGCTTGAAAAGACATCGCAGTCAACCTGCAAGGGAAAATTGCCAATGACCCATAAGCTCCGCTGGCTGCTCGTCGCTGGCACGATGGCATTTCTCGCTGCCTCGGCAGCGGCATGTGGCGACGACGAAACCGAACCGACCGAGCAGCCGACCCGCTGTGACGACGTCGTGTGCGGCGACGACCCGAACGTCGCCTGCGATCCCGCCGACGGCATCTGCAAGTGCGGCTTTCCCGAGCACGCCGGCGCGGTTGCCTGCGGTCCCGGCCAGCTCTGCACCGTCGACCCCGCCCCCGCCTGCACCTCCGGTCTCTGCGACCTGGTCACCTGCACCGGCGGCCAGGCCTGTGATCCGGGCGACGGCCTCTGCAAGTGCGGCAGCGCGCCCTGCGGTGAGGGCGAGCAGTGCGTGCAGAACACCTGCGTGGCGAGCAACCTCTGCGTCGGCGTGACCTGCGGCGCCAGCGAGGCCTGCGATCCCGCCGACGGCCTCTGCAAGTGCGGCGGCGCGATCTGCACCTTCGGCCAGTCGTGCCAGGACGGCGCTTGCACCGACGACGCCTGCGCCGGCGTGAACTGCGGCCCCGGCACCGAGTGCAACCCCGACGACGGCCTCTGCCACTGCGGCGGCGTCGACGGCGATGTCTGCACCACCGGCCAGGCCTGCGTGGACGACGGCACCACCGCGTACTGCGACGGCGTCGACCTCTGCGAGAACGCCTCGATCCGCTGCCAGGGCGGCACCGTCTGCGACCCTGCCGACGGCCAGTGCCGCTGCGGCGGCGTCGGTCCCACCGCCCCGATCTGCGGCGCGGGCCAGACCTGCGACGCCACCCTCGACCAGTGCCTCGGCGGCGATCAGTGCACGCAGCCCGACGGCAACCCCGTCGAGTGCGGCAACGGCACCTCCTGCGATCCCGAGAACGGTCTGTGCAAGTGCGGCGGCCTCGGCGGCGACACCTGCGGCAACCAGCAGGTCTGCGTCGACATCTCCGGTGCAGCCACCTGCGCCAACCCCTGCAGCCCGATCGAGCAGGCCACCTGCGGTGAGGGCGCCGGCTGCTTCTTCGACCCGATGCAGCGCAGCCTCGGCGCCTTCTGCGCCACGACTGGCGAGAACCCCGTCCCGGAGGGTGGCAACTGCTCGGCAGTGACCGAGTGCGCCCCCGGCCTCCACTGCGTCGCCGCCGCGGACGCAAATCGCTGCCGTCCGTACTGCGACACCTCCTCGGAGACGCCGTGCGACGATGAGAACCGCATCTGCGTTCCGCTCGCCGGAGCGCCGCAGAACGTCGGCGTCTGCCTGACGATCAGCGCGAACTAACCAGTAGTCGGCAGTTCTGGAAGGGGCGTGGGCAGTAAGAGCGCTTCCCACGCCCCTTCTTCGTTTAGGCTTCCGTTCATCCAGCAGTACGAGGTTTTACCCGAAGCAGTAGTCACCGTAGTCGCGAGGCAAAACATGCGAGTCGCCCTGTCCGCCGCATGCGCGCTCCTCGTTGTCTTGGGGGCATCACGCGCAGATGCGCAGTCCACGTACCCTGTCACGGGACCCCTGGCGGTTCCGTATGTAGAGCTTCCTTCCACGGCCACCCAGAATCCCAGCAACGTCTGGCAATGGGATCCCTACTCGGAGATGTGGCCAATCTCCCTTCCCACCGACTTCACGTTCCGCTTCTACGGCACCAATTACGCCCACATGCGGATCGGACCGAACGGCGGCATCATCGCCACCAACACGGTCACGGCGTACAACAACTGGGACTACGCCGATTTCCTGACCCCGTACAACGAGTCGATCCCCTACAACTCGTCATGGAGCGCCAACCGCTTCATCGCGCCGTGGTGGACCGACTTCGGCTACGAGCCCAGCCTCGCACCACATCCGGGCGGCCTCTCCTACGTGGTCGAGGGAACCGCGCCGAACCGCGTCATCAAGGTGCAGTGGAAGAACCTGGTCAACTACTACTGCAACAGCTACTCGACCACGCCCTGCAACCAGCTGCGCGCCTTCTCCTTCCAGGCCTGGATTTACGAAGCGAGCGCAACGGGCACGGACAACTCGCTCATCTTCTTCAGCTACGCCACGCCGATCGGTCCCGACGGGACGCCGCACGGCGGCGCGATGAATCCCTACTCCGGCACCTACTACAACATGACCGCGTCGGTGGGCATCGAGGATGCTGCCGGTACGACCGGCGTCGCGGTGATGAGCTGCACCCCGAACTGCAACGAGACGCAGTTCCCCGCCAACCAGATGTACATTCTGGGCAGCATCAGCGGCGCGGAGCTGCTGCCCACCGTGACGGTGCCCTCCTACGCCAGCACGCCGACCGATCTGCAGGTCGACGCGAACACCACGGTGTTCAATCTCGGGAGCGTCGCCGCCTCGAACATCGGCTGGGATCTCTACCTCTCCACCGACAGCAACCTCGACGCCAGCGACACGCCGCTGACCTCGGTCGCTCCGACGTTGAGCGCCAGCGGGGGGGCGAACGTTTCGCAGGTCGCGAGCGCGATCATCCCGCGTCCGGCGGACGGCTTCTACTACGTCTGCGCGGACGTCGATCCGAGCAACGTCGTCGCCGAGCGGCTCGAGGGGAACAACAAGAACTGCACGCCCGGCCCGATCCTGGTCGGAACGGAGCTCACCGGCGCGGTGAACCCGCCGGCGGTCGGCTCGCCCGGTGAGGCGGTCGGCATCCCCATCACCATCCGGAACCGCGGCTCGGATCCGACGGCGACCTTCACCTACCGGATCTACTTCTCGGTCAACGACACCTACGAGCTCGGCGATCAGCTGCTCCACAGCGGCACGCGGCAGCTCGGCGGCTCCGAAGTCTTCAACTCGGTGGAGCAGGTCTTCGTTCCGCCCCTCATCTCGGGCAACCAGTATCACGTGATCCTGGTGATCGATGCCGACGACACCGTCGCCGAGATCGACGAGACCAACAACGTCCACATCTCGGACGACCAGATCACGCTGATCAAGCCCGAGATCAAGCCGAACTTCTTCACGATGGACGCGGGCTTCGGCTGCTACTTCGGCCAGCCGATGGACGTCTCCTACGAGGTCTGCAACGACGGCGCGGGCAACGCCTGGAATTTCGTCAACTCGGTGGTGATGTCCGAGAACTACGTGGTCACCTCCGCCGACCCGGAGCTCGACGCGAGCCCCGCTGCCTGTGGCCAGGACTCCGACTGCCCGGACCTCGCCGGCGGTGGAGCAGGCTTCTGCTACCTCGGCACCTGCCACAACCCGTGCGCCTCCGACGCGGAGTGCACCGGCGGCCTCGTCTGCGCCCAGGACCGGAACCTGCCGCTGATGTGGTCGTGCCAGAACCACATCGCGCCGGGCGAGTGCAAGACGTTCTCCCGCACCATCACCGTGCCCCGCACCGATCGCGGCGGCGAGACGCTCCCCGAAGGCGAGTACTACTTCGGTGTCATCGCCGATTCGGCGGACAACGTGAACGAGGAGAACGAAGGCAACCAGATCCGCAAGGCCGATCGTCCCTACCTCTGCCGCGAGCCGTCGATGGACATCGCGCCGATCACGGCGATTCCGCCCGCACGCCTCTCCGCCGGCGAGGTGAGCCCGATCTACCGGGTGATCCGCAACGTCGGCAACGTGGAGAGCGAGTTCACCTACCGTTACTTCCTCTCCACCAACGAGCACATCACGCTCGAGGACATCCCCCTCGACGTGGAGGCGACCGGCGGCCCCGGCACCGGTGCCCTCCCGGCCTTCACCGAGAGCCAGTCGACCGATCTCGTCTACCTCCCGGATCACGTCGCGCCGGGGGAGTACTACCTCGGCATCATCGTCGATCCGCAGCAGGAGCTGAACGAGCTCGACCGGAGCAACAACGTCTTCGTCACCAGCACCCGCGTGCAGGTGATGGCGGCGGCCTTCCGGGTCGTCTCCGGCGCGCTGCCCGACGCGACGGTGGGTGCGTACTACCGCGCCCAGCTCGTCGCCGCCGGCGCGGACGGCGACGTCGTCTGGTCGGTGACCGAGGGCAACCTGCCCCCGGGGCTCTCGCTCTCCAGCGACGGTGTGATCGACGGCACGCCGATCGACGTCACCACCGGTGTCTTCACCGTGCGGGCGTCTTCGGGCAGCGTCGTGGCCTCCAAGCCCTACGCGCTGCGGGTACTGCCGCCGCTCGGCGCCCTTGCCATCACCACCGGATCGGTACCGCCCGCGGTGGTCGGCAAGTTCTATTCGGAGATCATCTCGGTCGAAGGCGGCATGCCGCCCTACCAGGACATGAAGCTCGTCTCGCCGTCCCGTCTGCCGGCGGGCCTCGCCATCGTGGGCAACCGGATCGAGGGCAGCCCCCTCGAGACCACGAGCGAGCCGATGGAAGCGATCCTCGAGGCCCGTGACCACCTCGGCAACGTCGCGACCCGCACCCTGCCTGTCGTGGTGGTGGACGCAGCCGACCTCTTCATCGACAACCAGCGCTTCCCCGAAGCGACTGCCGGCGAGGAGTACCTGGACGGCTGCATCAAGGCCACCGGTGGCGACGGCGTCTACACCTGGACCATCGACCCGGCCACGATCCCCGCCGGCCTCACGCAGCAGAACTTCAGCACCCAGACCTGCCTCGTCGGCACGCCGCTCGACTGCGACAGCTTCAACGTCTCGGTCCGTGTCCAGGACGGCCAGGGCCAGTCGGATACCGCCGAGCTTCCGCTCACGGTCATCTGCGGCCGCGTCGGCCTGGCAACGAAGGAGCTCGCTCCGGTGGAGCCCGGCGAGACCATCGAGGTGCAGCTCGAGGCGAAGGCCGGCGCAGGGGTGACCTTCCGCTACTACGGCGGCAGGCTGCCCGTCGGCGTCACGCTCAGCGAGAGCGGTCTGCTCTCCGGCACCGTCGCCGAGGACACCGTCGCCGGCGCCTTCAACTTCATCGTCGAGGTGAAGGACGAGGAGGGTGGCTACGGTCTCGACGGCCTCACCCTCCAGGTGGTGCCGGAGCCGATCGAGCTGGAGGAGGTCAAGCCCGAGCCGAAGGGCGGCTGCTCCACCTCGGACGGTGGTTCCGGTGCTGCTCCGCTTGCAGCTGCTCTCGTCGCCCTCGCTGCCTGGGGCCGTGGGATCCGCCGCAGGGTGTAGCGACGCACCGTGTCGATACGTGATCTCGAAATGAGCTAAGTCTTCGAGATCGCTAGCTGGTCAACAAAACGGCCGCCCCGGGCTTGGGGCGGCCGTTCTTTTTTGCCAGAATGCTGTCACCACGAAATTGGCAGACGACGTCGCAGCGCTCCAGCCGCATGCGCAGCTGCGTCGTCCGGTGATGGAAGGAGGAGTTGCCCCTGGCACGGGGAGCGCGAACCCCCTCGCGGTTCGGTGGCGTTCCGCTCCCGCACGACGGGCCCGTAGCACAGGCCCGATGGCGCAGTTGCTGTACGAATGAACGATCGAGGCCTGGCCTCGAAGAAGAGGAACCCATGCGAGTCGTATCCCTCCCCGCCGCATGCGCATTCCTGGTGCTGCTCGTTTCTGCGCCGGTTCTGGCGCAGACCTATCCCGTGACGGGACCGATTGCGGTCCCCTACGAGGAACTGGGTCCGACGGCCACCCAGGCGCCGGCGAATTACAACGACGATGACTGGTGCTGCAGCAGCGACATGTGGAACGTGGCGCTGCCCACCGGATTCACCTTCCGCTACTTCGGCTCGACCTACAGCCACCTCGGCATCAGCGGCAACGGCGGCATCGTTCCGCTCACGTCGGCCTCGCCCGGAACCTCGGCCAACTACTACGTCGACACCTCGAACGATCCCTTCCCGTCGACGCTGGGACCGCAGGGGATCATCGCTCCCTGGTGGGACGACTTCGCTCGGAGTGCGACGCTCTCGCCGCATCCCGGCGGTCTCTTCTACGAGGTGATTGGCACCGCGCCGAACCGCGTGCTCAAGGTGCAGTGGAAGAACCTGACCCACTACTACTGCACCTCGTCGACCTCCTCGATCTACAACGTGTGCAGCACCACCCGGAGCTATTCGTTCCAGGCGTGGATCGTCGAGTCCAACGGCACCGACAACAGCGCCATCATCTTCAGCTATGGCACGCCCATCGGTCCGGACGGCACGCCGAACGGCGGCAACGAGTCGGGCTACAACGGCAGCATCTCGAGCAGCTACCCCAGCGGCAGCGTCGGCCTCGAGAACCAGGCGGAGAGCGAGGGCGTCACCGTCCTCTCCTGCACCCCGAACTGCGAGTTCGACTTCGACTTCCCGGCACAGCAGCTCTTCGTGCTCGGTAGCTTCAACCAGCCCGAGCTCCTGCCCCAGGTCTCGGTGCCCTCCTACCAGAGCTCCGCGACGGAGCTGCAGCTGGGTGTGCAGGGCACGGTCTACAACGTGGGTACCGTCGGCGCCTCGGGCATCGGCTGGGATGTCTACCTCTCGAACGACCGCGTCCTCGATCCCGCGACCGACATCTCGGTGGGCGCGGTGGCGCCGACGCTGAGCGTGGGCCCGACCGCGAGCGTGGGCCAGCTGGCCAATCTCGTCATTCCGCGGCCGCCCGACGGCGCCTGGTACGTCTGCATCGACGTCGATCCGACCAACGCCGTGGTCGAGCGCCTCGACGGCAACAACCGCAGCTGCAGCCCGACGCCGCTTCTCGTCGGCACCGAGCTGCAGGGCGCGATCTCGCTGCCGCCTCTCGGCGCCCCCGGTGAGGACGTCGAGATCCCGATCCAGATCCGCAACGTCGGCTCCGACGCGACGGCCAGCTTCCAGTGGCGCATCTACTTCTCCGCCGACGAGGAGTACAACCTCGGCGACGAGCTGATGCACAGCGGCACCCGCAGCCTGGGGGGGTCCGAAGTCTGGAACTCGGTGCAGACCGTTCGCGTTCCGCGCCTCATTCCGGGCAACCGCTACTACGCCATCCTCCAGGTGGACGCCGGCAACGCCATCGCGGAGATCGACGAGAACAACAACATCTCGGTCTCGAGCAACGACATCGAGCTGATCAAGCCCGAGCTCCGCCCCGAGGCCGTGACGCCAGACTTCGGCTTCGGCTGCTACTTCGGCCAGCCCTTCTCGATCGAGTTCACCGTCTGCAACAGCGGCTTCGGGACGGCGCGCAACTTCGTCAACAGCGTCGCCCTCTCGGACAACTACGTCGTCTCCTCGAGCGATCTCGAGCTCGACGCGGATCCGCAGAGCTGCCTCGGCGGCACCGACGCCGAGTGCCGCGATCTCGGTGGTGGCCAGCCCTTCTGCTACCTGGGCACCTGCCACGCGCCGTGCGAGACCGATCTGGATTGCGGCGGCAGCGGGCTCGTCTGCAGGGCGGATCCGGATCTTCCGCTGATGTTCTCCTGCCAGAACGTGGTCGGCCCCGGCGAGTGCCAGGTGAGCCAGCGCAACATCACCATGCCCACCACCGATCTGCAGGGCGCGCCGCTCGAGGAAGGTGAGTACTACCTCGGCGTGATCGCCGACTCGACCGACGCGGTGAACGAGGAGAACGAGGGCAACCAGATCGGCCGCTACGCCGCGCCGATCCTCTGCCGGTACCCGGCGATGGACTTCGCGCCGGTCGCGGTCGTCCCGCAGGCGCAGATCGCCGCCGGTGAAGTGACGTCGATCTTCCGCGTCATCCGCAACCTCGGCAACGTGGAGGGCACGGTCTCCTACCGCTACTACCTCTCGAGCAACGAGGCGGTCACCTCCGAGGACATCGCCCTCGAGGTGGAGTCGAATGGAGGCGTGGCTTCCGACGTGATCGGCAGCTTCGCCGAGAGCAACCGGACCGACCTCGTGCTCGTCCCCGACAACGTCGCGCCGGGCGAGTACTACCTCGGCATCATGCTCGACCCCGACCACGAACTGAACGAGCTCGACCGCAGCAACAACAGCCTGGTCACCTCGCACCGCATCGTGGTTGCGCCCGCTGCGCTGCGGATCGTCACCAGCACGCTGCCCGATTCCACCGTGGGCAGCCTCTACCGGCACCAGCTGGTGGCTGCCGGCGGCGCGGGCGCCTACGAGTGGACGCTGACCGAGGGGGCACTTCCCCCGGGGCTTTCGATGGACGCAAGCGGTGCCATCTCCGGCACCCCGATCGACGAGACCACCGCCGTCTTCGGCGTCAAGGTGACCAACGGCAACGTGACCGCGAAGCGCCTCCTCGCCCTGCGCGTCGGACCGCCGATGGGCTCCCTCGCCGTCACCACCCGTACGCTTCCGCCTGCAGTCGTGGGCGAGGGCTATTCGCTCCAGCTCACTGCCAGCGGCGGCATGCCCCCCTACAGCTGGACGCTGCTGGGTTCGGCTCCGGCGGGCCTCGTGGTTACCCCGAGTGGCGTATTCGAAGGCGTGCCTGCCGTGATCACCCCGGAGCCCGCGGTCTTCGCCGTGGAGGTCCAGGATGCTCGTGGCAACCGGGCCGGCCTGGAGCTCTCGCTGATGGTGGTCTCCGCCGCGGACCTCTTCATCACCAGCCAGCGCTTCGAGCAGGCCACCGCGGGCGAGGAGTACCTCGACTGCGTCTCCGCCACCGGCGGCGACGGCGAGTACGCCTGGACCACCGAGTCGGGCATTCCCGCCGGACTCGCCGAGGAGCAGGTCGGCAACAAGCTCTGCCTCACCGGTACCCCGCTCGCCTGCGGCAGCTTCAGCGTCGTCGTCGGCGTGGTGGACGGCACCGGCCAGAGCGACACCGCCGACCTGCCCTTCACCGTGGAATGCGATCGCGTCGGTCTGACCACCCGCTCGCTCCCTGCGGTGCAGCGCGGTGACGCCGTCGAGATGCAGCTGGAGAGCAACGCCGGCGAAGGCGCGCGCTACCGCCTCTACGCGGGCCGGATGCCGTCGGGCCTCACGCTCAGCGAGGCAGGCCTCCTCGAGGGTACGGTCGCCGGCGATGCCTCCCTGGGCGCCCACAACTTCGTGGTCGAGATCCAGGACGAGGTGGGCGGCTACGGCCTCAGCGCCCTCGCCGTCGAGGTCCTCGCCGATCCCTGGGAGCCGCCGCCGGCGCCCGAGACCAAGGACGGCGGGGGGTGCTCCGCCGCGGGCACCGCGCCTGCTGCTGCACTACCTTGGCTGGCGGTGCTGCTGGGCCTCTGCGTCCGCCGCCGCCGGTAGCGGGTGACCCTCGGGCGATCGCACCTGCGACCATCGGGTGCGATCGCCAGGGGGAGCTCGTTTGGGGATCCTGGCCACCGTCCGACCCCTCGCAAGAGCCGTGACCCGTGCCGCCGGCAACCGACGCCGGCGGCGCGGACGGCTTCGTGTCCCCGGCCTCCGCTCCGACGTGGAGGTGCTCTACAGCGAGGGGCACGTGCCCCATCTCTACGCCAGCAGCGAGGACGACCTCTTCTTCGCGCAGGGATGGCTCACCGCTTCCGAGCGGCTCTGGCAGATGGACTTCCTCCGCCGTGCAGCGCAGGGGCGCCTCGCCGAGATCCTCGGTGAGCGGGAGGTGGCCTGGCGTGAGCTGACCATCCTGCTCCGCGGCCGCACCACCGTCGATGTCGACCACCTCCTCCGCCTCGCGGGGATCGCACCGGCGGCCCGCGCCTCCTGGCCGCTCCTCGAGCCGGCCACGCGCCGCATCCTCGAGCGTTATGCCCAGGGCGTGAACGCGCGGATCGCGGAGGGCCGGCTCCCCCTGGAATTCCGCCTGCTTCGCTACCGGCCCGAGCCCTGGACGCCGCAGGACTCGCTCGCCGTCCAGCGGGCGCTGGCCTTCGAGCTCGCCCCCACCTGGCGCGCGATCCTGGCGCTCGAAGGGCTCCGCGCCGCAATCGCCGCGCCGGAGCGACTCGCGGCGCTCCTCCCCATCGCTTCCGTCGGACCCCATCCCCTCGTCCCCGAGGCAGCACGCCTCGCCGCCCTCGCAGCGGCGGAGGAGCACCAGACGGCACTCGGCGGGCCCCATGTCGGCTCGAACGCCTGGGCCGTGGGGCCTGCGCGCTCGGCCTCCCGGGCGCCGCTGCTCTGCAACGACCCCCACCTGCCCCTGACCGCGCC contains the following coding sequences:
- a CDS encoding CARDB domain-containing protein, which produces MWPISLPTDFTFRFYGTNYAHMRIGPNGGIIATNTVTAYNNWDYADFLTPYNESIPYNSSWSANRFIAPWWTDFGYEPSLAPHPGGLSYVVEGTAPNRVIKVQWKNLVNYYCNSYSTTPCNQLRAFSFQAWIYEASATGTDNSLIFFSYATPIGPDGTPHGGAMNPYSGTYYNMTASVGIEDAAGTTGVAVMSCTPNCNETQFPANQMYILGSISGAELLPTVTVPSYASTPTDLQVDANTTVFNLGSVAASNIGWDLYLSTDSNLDASDTPLTSVAPTLSASGGANVSQVASAIIPRPADGFYYVCADVDPSNVVAERLEGNNKNCTPGPILVGTELTGAVNPPAVGSPGEAVGIPITIRNRGSDPTATFTYRIYFSVNDTYELGDQLLHSGTRQLGGSEVFNSVEQVFVPPLISGNQYHVILVIDADDTVAEIDETNNVHISDDQITLIKPEIKPNFFTMDAGFGCYFGQPMDVSYEVCNDGAGNAWNFVNSVVMSENYVVTSADPELDASPAACGQDSDCPDLAGGGAGFCYLGTCHNPCASDAECTGGLVCAQDRNLPLMWSCQNHIAPGECKTFSRTITVPRTDRGGETLPEGEYYFGVIADSADNVNEENEGNQIRKADRPYLCREPSMDIAPITAIPPARLSAGEVSPIYRVIRNVGNVESEFTYRYFLSTNEHITLEDIPLDVEATGGPGTGALPAFTESQSTDLVYLPDHVAPGEYYLGIIVDPQQELNELDRSNNVFVTSTRVQVMAAAFRVVSGALPDATVGAYYRAQLVAAGADGDVVWSVTEGNLPPGLSLSSDGVIDGTPIDVTTGVFTVRASSGSVVASKPYALRVLPPLGALAITTGSVPPAVVGKFYSEIISVEGGMPPYQDMKLVSPSRLPAGLAIVGNRIEGSPLETTSEPMEAILEARDHLGNVATRTLPVVVVDAADLFIDNQRFPEATAGEEYLDGCIKATGGDGVYTWTIDPATIPAGLTQQNFSTQTCLVGTPLDCDSFNVSVRVQDGQGQSDTAELPLTVICGRVGLATKELAPVEPGETIEVQLEAKAGAGVTFRYYGGRLPVGVTLSESGLLSGTVAEDTVAGAFNFIVEVKDEEGGYGLDGLTLQVVPEPIELEEVKPEPKGGCSTSDGGSGAAPLAAALVALAAWGRGIRRRV
- a CDS encoding putative Ig domain-containing protein, coding for MRVVSLPAACAFLVLLVSAPVLAQTYPVTGPIAVPYEELGPTATQAPANYNDDDWCCSSDMWNVALPTGFTFRYFGSTYSHLGISGNGGIVPLTSASPGTSANYYVDTSNDPFPSTLGPQGIIAPWWDDFARSATLSPHPGGLFYEVIGTAPNRVLKVQWKNLTHYYCTSSTSSIYNVCSTTRSYSFQAWIVESNGTDNSAIIFSYGTPIGPDGTPNGGNESGYNGSISSSYPSGSVGLENQAESEGVTVLSCTPNCEFDFDFPAQQLFVLGSFNQPELLPQVSVPSYQSSATELQLGVQGTVYNVGTVGASGIGWDVYLSNDRVLDPATDISVGAVAPTLSVGPTASVGQLANLVIPRPPDGAWYVCIDVDPTNAVVERLDGNNRSCSPTPLLVGTELQGAISLPPLGAPGEDVEIPIQIRNVGSDATASFQWRIYFSADEEYNLGDELMHSGTRSLGGSEVWNSVQTVRVPRLIPGNRYYAILQVDAGNAIAEIDENNNISVSSNDIELIKPELRPEAVTPDFGFGCYFGQPFSIEFTVCNSGFGTARNFVNSVALSDNYVVSSSDLELDADPQSCLGGTDAECRDLGGGQPFCYLGTCHAPCETDLDCGGSGLVCRADPDLPLMFSCQNVVGPGECQVSQRNITMPTTDLQGAPLEEGEYYLGVIADSTDAVNEENEGNQIGRYAAPILCRYPAMDFAPVAVVPQAQIAAGEVTSIFRVIRNLGNVEGTVSYRYYLSSNEAVTSEDIALEVESNGGVASDVIGSFAESNRTDLVLVPDNVAPGEYYLGIMLDPDHELNELDRSNNSLVTSHRIVVAPAALRIVTSTLPDSTVGSLYRHQLVAAGGAGAYEWTLTEGALPPGLSMDASGAISGTPIDETTAVFGVKVTNGNVTAKRLLALRVGPPMGSLAVTTRTLPPAVVGEGYSLQLTASGGMPPYSWTLLGSAPAGLVVTPSGVFEGVPAVITPEPAVFAVEVQDARGNRAGLELSLMVVSAADLFITSQRFEQATAGEEYLDCVSATGGDGEYAWTTESGIPAGLAEEQVGNKLCLTGTPLACGSFSVVVGVVDGTGQSDTADLPFTVECDRVGLTTRSLPAVQRGDAVEMQLESNAGEGARYRLYAGRMPSGLTLSEAGLLEGTVAGDASLGAHNFVVEIQDEVGGYGLSALAVEVLADPWEPPPAPETKDGGGCSAAGTAPAAALPWLAVLLGLCVRRRR